The Thermococcus thermotolerans genome contains a region encoding:
- a CDS encoding SPFH domain-containing protein — MAVFAGAALVILGVFLLIMLLLSVKVIRPYQKGLVERLGKFNRILEPGIHFIIPFMERVKVVDMREHVVDVPPQEVICKDNVVVTVDAVVYYQILDPVKVIYNVSNFLMAIIKLAQTNLRAIIGEMELDETLSGRDIINAKLREELDKITDRWGVKITRVEIQRIDPPKDIQDAMAKQMTAEREKRAMILIAEGKKEAAIKEAEGQKQAAILKAEGEKQRQILVAEGQAEAIRKVLEALKLADEKYLTLQYIEKMPELAKYGNLIVPYDTEALIGLLRILQKVKETPLPSPPKGDNPGNKSASANLSEDELKKLKNLME, encoded by the coding sequence ATGGCAGTATTCGCTGGTGCTGCGCTGGTGATACTGGGTGTTTTTCTTTTGATAATGCTCTTGCTGAGCGTAAAGGTTATCCGCCCGTACCAGAAGGGCCTCGTTGAGAGGCTCGGAAAGTTCAACAGGATTTTGGAGCCAGGGATACACTTCATAATCCCCTTCATGGAGCGCGTCAAGGTCGTGGACATGCGCGAGCACGTCGTCGATGTGCCGCCCCAAGAGGTCATCTGTAAGGACAACGTGGTCGTCACCGTCGATGCCGTCGTTTACTACCAGATACTCGACCCGGTGAAGGTCATCTACAACGTCAGCAACTTCCTCATGGCGATAATCAAGCTCGCGCAAACTAATTTGCGTGCCATAATAGGTGAGATGGAGCTCGACGAGACACTGAGCGGAAGGGACATAATCAACGCCAAGCTGAGAGAGGAGCTCGACAAGATAACCGACCGCTGGGGCGTCAAGATTACGCGCGTCGAGATACAGCGCATAGACCCGCCCAAGGACATTCAGGACGCGATGGCCAAGCAGATGACGGCCGAGCGTGAAAAGAGGGCAATGATACTCATCGCAGAAGGTAAGAAGGAGGCCGCCATTAAGGAAGCCGAAGGCCAGAAGCAAGCTGCCATACTCAAGGCAGAGGGCGAGAAGCAGAGGCAGATACTCGTTGCGGAGGGCCAGGCCGAGGCAATAAGGAAAGTCCTTGAGGCCCTTAAGCTGGCCGACGAGAAGTACCTGACCCTCCAGTACATCGAGAAGATGCCGGAGCTTGCAAAGTATGGCAACCTCATCGTGCCCTACGATACGGAGGCGTTAATCGGCCTGCTGAGGATACTCCAGAAGGTCAAGGAGACGCCACTACCGAGCCCTCCCAAGGGAGACAATCCAGGAAATAAGAGCGCATCGGCCAACCTCTCAGAAGACGAACTGAAAAAGCTTAA